One window of Microcoleus vaginatus PCC 9802 genomic DNA carries:
- a CDS encoding TerB family tellurite resistance protein — translation MQTPPPPSISPRQMNLLRIVTSMAWADGQLATEEVNLMLERFCTLFAPDTDGQQMQQELRDYIMQNIPLDELIGQLETPDERELVLQLGYEVISSSSRTPDEPKINAEEAAAYQKLVQLLNLPEDAVKRIEAEASAGDSSEGIVEKMAQKLEKFIKG, via the coding sequence ATGCAAACCCCACCTCCTCCATCAATTTCGCCCCGCCAGATGAATCTGCTGAGGATTGTTACTTCTATGGCCTGGGCTGACGGCCAACTCGCGACCGAAGAAGTTAATTTAATGCTCGAGCGCTTTTGCACTTTGTTTGCCCCTGATACCGACGGACAACAAATGCAACAAGAACTGCGGGATTACATCATGCAAAATATCCCCCTTGACGAGTTGATCGGACAACTAGAAACTCCAGATGAAAGGGAATTAGTCTTGCAACTCGGCTATGAAGTCATTTCCTCTAGTTCTCGCACTCCCGACGAACCAAAAATTAACGCTGAAGAAGCCGCAGCTTATCAAAAATTAGTGCAGTTGCTCAATCTTCCAGAGGATGCGGTCAAGCGTATTGAAGCAGAAGCATCGGCGGGAGATAGTTCGGAGGGAATTGTCGAGAAGATGGCTCAAAAATTAGAAAAGTTCATCAAAGGTTAG
- a CDS encoding glycosyltransferase gives MKYHLALGRKIDLDGIDRDAKLGKCPRHVLRSLRDRLNATVHAPDGEAISLSDKLRSKISSKPEHWAAARKLSKQVSSDDVIFCTGEDIGIPVAAACSQLPKRPKIVVYFHNIDRPRGRLALKLFGLAEKIDLFMVNARPQTDFLRSYLAIPESRILVLLDQTDTQFFTPGPVSAEKKRQTIVSVGLEKRDYRLLAAATADLDVDVKISGFSIDAKALSKAFPDTMPENMSRKFYEWPDLLQLYRDADVIAVCLVDNKYAAGVQALLEAMACKRPVAITRTPGMVDYLAAPNIAKVVNVGDASGLREAIVHLLKNPQEAESQAQRGYEMVVNQHSSERYVDVLAQKLRSL, from the coding sequence TTGAAATACCACTTGGCATTAGGTCGCAAAATAGACCTAGATGGAATTGACCGCGATGCAAAACTCGGCAAATGCCCTCGCCACGTCCTGCGATCCCTCAGAGACCGCTTAAATGCCACCGTTCATGCCCCGGATGGCGAAGCGATATCGTTGAGCGACAAGCTGCGATCAAAAATTTCTTCTAAACCCGAACATTGGGCCGCCGCGCGCAAATTGTCCAAGCAAGTCAGCAGCGACGACGTGATATTTTGTACGGGCGAGGACATTGGGATTCCAGTGGCGGCGGCGTGTAGCCAATTGCCCAAGCGCCCGAAAATTGTGGTATATTTCCACAATATCGATCGGCCGCGCGGCCGCCTCGCCCTGAAACTATTCGGTTTGGCTGAAAAAATTGACCTATTCATGGTCAACGCCCGCCCTCAAACTGACTTCCTCCGCAGCTATTTAGCTATACCTGAATCCCGCATTTTAGTGCTTCTAGACCAGACAGACACTCAGTTTTTTACACCGGGTCCAGTTTCTGCCGAGAAAAAGCGGCAAACGATTGTTAGCGTCGGATTAGAAAAGCGCGACTACCGACTCTTAGCAGCAGCAACTGCTGACTTAGATGTTGACGTAAAAATTAGCGGTTTTTCTATAGATGCCAAGGCTTTATCGAAAGCTTTCCCCGATACTATGCCAGAAAATATGTCCCGCAAATTCTACGAATGGCCAGATTTACTGCAGCTTTACCGCGATGCAGACGTAATTGCAGTTTGTTTGGTGGACAATAAATATGCTGCTGGAGTGCAGGCTTTACTGGAAGCAATGGCCTGCAAGCGGCCCGTCGCCATTACTCGGACTCCAGGTATGGTCGATTATTTAGCGGCCCCGAATATTGCTAAAGTCGTAAATGTGGGAGATGCATCAGGTTTGCGCGAGGCGATCGTCCATTTGCTAAAAAATCCTCAAGAAGCTGAATCGCAAGCGCAGCGGGGCTACGAAATGGTTGTGAACCAGCACAGTAGCGAACGTTATGTCGATGTTTTGGCCCAGAAGCTGCGATCGCTTTAA
- a CDS encoding Crp/Fnr family transcriptional regulator, giving the protein MKTEAFSELFPLFKGANPETLGGLLSNAVKHEYPPGRAVVMEDSWGNAIYFVVSGWVKVRRLSNDRAVSMAILGRGAFFGEMAILDESPRSNDVLALSPVRLLSVTAQRFIQTLFKDPQLHHRMLQLMVRRLRQTNHRYQLRNRQPAVKLANTLVELAENYGQKTAEGKDIFNIPYEDLADVTDITLDETSKIMEKLDSKGWIKIDPDHQTIHLINLKHLINLASQ; this is encoded by the coding sequence ATGAAGACAGAAGCTTTCAGTGAGCTATTCCCTCTATTTAAGGGTGCTAACCCAGAAACCTTGGGAGGGCTGCTATCAAATGCCGTCAAGCATGAGTATCCCCCGGGCCGAGCTGTGGTGATGGAGGATTCTTGGGGCAACGCGATTTACTTTGTCGTGTCTGGCTGGGTAAAAGTCCGGCGCTTGTCAAACGATCGAGCTGTCTCAATGGCTATTTTAGGGCGGGGTGCCTTCTTCGGCGAAATGGCAATTCTTGACGAATCTCCCCGATCGAATGACGTACTTGCTCTCTCGCCGGTGCGGCTGCTGAGCGTCACAGCTCAGCGATTTATCCAAACCCTGTTTAAAGACCCGCAATTGCACCACCGAATGCTGCAACTGATGGTGCGGCGGCTGCGCCAAACCAATCACCGCTATCAACTCCGAAATCGGCAGCCAGCGGTTAAACTAGCAAATACTTTAGTCGAGCTGGCAGAAAACTACGGTCAGAAAACTGCTGAGGGCAAAGATATCTTCAATATTCCTTATGAAGACTTAGCTGATGTAACAGATATCACCCTAGATGAAACCAGCAAAATTATGGAAAAACTCGATAGTAAAGGTTGGATCAAAATCGATCCAGACCACCAAACTATCCATTTGATCAACCTCAAGCACTTGATTAATTTGGCAAGTCAATGA
- a CDS encoding M61 family peptidase: MTDVTCLDTSSAAGNSEGQLTAPTIQYSVAMPNPESHLFEVTLRVQGWSEPVLDLKMPVWTPGSYLVREYARHLQDFSSLSGDRALPWRKLSKNHWQIETHSVSDVTVRYRIFANELTVRTNHLDSTHGYFNPAALCFFLPGFERNCYTVTVVPPQPEWRTVTALPPVSGQNLTFAAADFDTLADSPFEIGCHEVYDFEVRGKPHQLVVWGKGNLEPERAIQDIQKVIEVEAKMFGGLPYERYVFFLHLSGSGFGGLEHKECCTLNYPRFNFRAKEKYERFIQLVAHEFFHLWNVKRIRPKALEVFDYEKENYTPSLWFSEGTTSYYDLVIPFRAGIYSVKGYFQSMAKEITRLQTTPGRGVQPVSESSWDAWIKLYRRDANSDNSQVSYYLKGEVVSFLLDLLIRARHGNERSLDDVMRLMWQQFGNANSSKNDDFELKPETDAKPAHLTSNGQLNSPSLPAEIGFTPEELQSAIESVADMDLSDFFARYIDGTEELPYNKYLEPFGLQLWVDETDQTPRIGWTLGAENGREMVKFVEVGSPAQLAGIDAGDELLAIEGFRVNAEQAGERLKDFKPGDIVSVTVFHQDELRTCRVTLAPPRPTRYSIVSVEQPTAIQKQNFTGWLGVPLSKL, translated from the coding sequence ATGACAGATGTTACTTGTTTGGATACCTCGTCCGCTGCTGGCAACAGTGAGGGGCAACTAACAGCACCGACAATTCAATATTCGGTGGCGATGCCCAATCCTGAATCCCACCTGTTTGAAGTGACTTTGCGCGTGCAAGGTTGGTCGGAGCCGGTTCTGGATTTAAAAATGCCTGTCTGGACTCCCGGTTCTTACTTGGTTCGAGAGTACGCCCGCCACCTGCAAGATTTTAGCTCGCTCTCGGGCGATAGAGCTTTACCTTGGCGCAAGCTCAGCAAAAATCACTGGCAAATCGAGACCCATTCGGTGTCAGATGTCACGGTTCGCTACCGTATTTTTGCCAACGAACTGACAGTGCGAACCAATCATTTAGACTCGACTCACGGTTATTTCAATCCGGCGGCTTTGTGCTTTTTCTTGCCCGGTTTTGAGCGCAACTGTTACACCGTGACAGTTGTGCCACCGCAGCCGGAATGGCGCACAGTTACTGCTTTGCCACCTGTTTCCGGCCAAAATCTTACTTTTGCTGCAGCGGATTTTGACACTCTCGCAGACAGTCCTTTTGAGATTGGCTGTCACGAAGTCTACGATTTTGAAGTGAGGGGAAAACCCCACCAGCTAGTTGTTTGGGGAAAAGGCAATTTAGAACCAGAGCGGGCGATTCAAGACATCCAAAAAGTCATTGAGGTTGAAGCCAAAATGTTCGGCGGTTTGCCTTACGAACGCTATGTGTTTTTCCTGCATTTGTCCGGCTCGGGTTTTGGTGGTTTGGAACACAAGGAGTGCTGCACTCTCAACTATCCGCGTTTTAATTTTCGGGCTAAGGAAAAGTACGAACGCTTTATTCAGTTGGTGGCTCACGAGTTTTTTCACCTCTGGAATGTCAAGCGCATTCGACCGAAAGCTCTGGAAGTATTTGACTACGAAAAAGAGAACTACACTCCTTCTTTATGGTTTTCTGAAGGCACGACCAGTTATTACGATTTGGTCATTCCTTTTCGAGCTGGTATCTACAGCGTGAAAGGTTATTTCCAAAGTATGGCTAAGGAAATCACTCGCTTGCAGACGACTCCGGGGCGGGGTGTGCAGCCTGTCAGTGAGTCGAGCTGGGATGCTTGGATTAAACTTTATCGCAGGGATGCTAACAGCGACAACTCCCAGGTTTCCTATTATTTGAAAGGGGAAGTTGTTTCGTTTTTGCTCGATTTGTTGATTCGAGCCAGACACGGCAACGAGCGATCGCTCGACGATGTGATGCGTTTGATGTGGCAGCAGTTTGGCAATGCTAATTCCAGTAAAAATGACGATTTTGAACTGAAGCCGGAAACAGACGCCAAGCCGGCGCATCTGACATCAAATGGACAGTTAAATTCTCCTTCGCTGCCCGCAGAAATAGGCTTTACTCCCGAAGAGTTGCAAAGTGCGATCGAGTCGGTCGCCGATATGGATTTGAGCGACTTTTTCGCGCGCTATATAGACGGCACAGAAGAGTTGCCTTACAACAAGTATCTGGAACCTTTCGGGCTGCAACTTTGGGTAGATGAAACTGACCAAACGCCTCGCATCGGTTGGACGTTGGGAGCGGAAAACGGGCGGGAAATGGTTAAATTTGTCGAAGTAGGATCTCCGGCACAATTGGCCGGAATTGATGCTGGGGACGAGTTGCTGGCGATCGAAGGTTTTCGGGTAAATGCAGAACAAGCGGGCGAGAGACTAAAAGATTTCAAGCCTGGGGATATCGTGTCGGTGACAGTTTTTCACCAAGACGAACTGCGGACTTGTCGCGTTACTCTCGCCCCGCCGCGACCGACGCGTTACTCGATCGTGTCGGTGGAACAGCCGACTGCTATTCAGAAACAAAACTTTACTGGATGGCTGGGAGTTCCTTTATCGAAATTGTGA
- a CDS encoding cyclomaltodextrin glucanotransferase, whose product MTSVTPNQTSSQYEVTESEDKIESLVEEVKPESELDLEFLYTRDIEFRQETIYFIVVDRFYDGDPENNEGPNPELYDPEGKDWGKYWGGDLQGVIDKLDYLKDMGVTAVWLTPLFEQVEALFVEQAAIHGYWTKDFKRLNPRFIAKGDNPSINQTQETKNTIFDKLVDELHQRNMKLVLDIVCNHSNPDFSGKKGELYDDGVKIADFNDDADNWYHHYGEVKNWEDEWQVQNCELSGLATFNENNIAYRNYIKSAIKQWLDRGVDALRVDTVKHMPIWFWQEFNADILTHRPDVFIFGEWIYSDPRNDRSVEFANESGMTILDFGLCVAIREVLGKGAGAGFQLVQDVLNLDHRYYGATELITFIDNHDMPRFQSLNPDLEMLRLAICLIMTTRGIPCIYYGTEQYLHDDTDGGNDPYNRPMMEKWDNDSPIYRDVRLLSGLRRLNPAISMGSQWQKYLTADVYCYVRRYRDSVVFVAMNRGNAVTIEEVDTELPDGEHTEVLSRRKFEVKDGMLYNLELGAREVMIFSRVGERVKATTIVRAQLNSVQTQPGERIVVIGDCPELGNWDISKGYPLEYINTNTWFGEIPFNESAGKLISYKYALLREGQSPLRENLVCRRWVLVSEGTVKWRDKWASGRES is encoded by the coding sequence ATGACATCAGTCACTCCCAATCAAACTTCCTCTCAATACGAAGTTACAGAATCAGAAGACAAAATTGAGTCTCTGGTAGAAGAAGTTAAGCCAGAAAGCGAACTCGATTTAGAATTCCTTTACACCAGAGACATTGAATTCCGACAAGAAACAATTTATTTTATTGTAGTCGATCGCTTTTACGACGGCGACCCCGAAAATAACGAAGGCCCAAACCCAGAACTTTACGATCCAGAAGGCAAAGATTGGGGGAAATATTGGGGTGGCGACTTGCAGGGAGTTATCGACAAACTCGACTACTTAAAAGATATGGGTGTTACCGCAGTTTGGCTAACTCCACTGTTCGAGCAAGTAGAAGCATTATTTGTCGAACAAGCAGCGATTCACGGCTACTGGACTAAAGATTTCAAGCGACTAAATCCCCGCTTTATTGCCAAAGGCGACAATCCTTCTATCAACCAAACACAAGAAACTAAAAATACCATATTTGACAAGTTAGTAGACGAGTTGCACCAGCGAAATATGAAACTCGTACTGGATATTGTCTGCAATCACAGCAACCCAGATTTTAGTGGAAAAAAAGGGGAACTCTACGACGACGGCGTAAAAATAGCTGACTTTAACGACGATGCAGATAACTGGTATCACCACTACGGCGAAGTCAAAAACTGGGAAGATGAATGGCAAGTCCAAAACTGCGAACTGTCGGGTTTAGCAACTTTCAACGAAAACAATATTGCATACCGCAATTACATTAAGTCAGCAATTAAACAATGGCTGGACAGAGGCGTTGATGCTTTGCGGGTGGATACAGTCAAGCATATGCCTATTTGGTTTTGGCAGGAATTTAATGCTGACATTTTAACACACAGACCTGATGTTTTCATTTTTGGCGAATGGATTTACAGCGACCCTCGAAACGATCGTTCTGTGGAATTTGCCAACGAGTCGGGGATGACTATTTTAGATTTTGGGCTGTGCGTGGCAATTCGAGAAGTATTGGGAAAGGGTGCTGGCGCGGGATTTCAGTTAGTCCAAGATGTACTGAATTTGGATCACCGCTACTACGGGGCGACGGAGTTGATTACTTTTATTGACAACCACGATATGCCGAGGTTTCAGTCGTTGAATCCCGATCTAGAAATGCTGCGGTTGGCGATATGTTTAATTATGACGACTCGTGGCATTCCCTGCATTTATTACGGCACTGAACAGTATCTGCATGATGATACAGATGGGGGAAATGACCCTTACAATCGCCCGATGATGGAAAAGTGGGATAATGATTCCCCGATTTACCGAGATGTGCGGTTGCTGTCTGGATTGCGGCGGCTGAACCCAGCTATTTCGATGGGGAGTCAGTGGCAAAAATATCTAACTGCTGATGTTTATTGTTACGTGCGCCGCTATCGCGATTCTGTGGTGTTTGTAGCGATGAATCGTGGCAATGCTGTTACAATTGAAGAGGTTGATACGGAGCTGCCTGATGGAGAGCATACGGAGGTTTTATCGCGTCGCAAGTTTGAAGTTAAAGATGGGATGTTGTACAATTTAGAGTTGGGTGCGCGGGAAGTAATGATTTTTAGCCGCGTCGGAGAGCGAGTTAAGGCGACAACTATTGTGCGGGCGCAGCTTAACAGCGTTCAAACTCAGCCTGGAGAAAGAATTGTGGTGATTGGAGATTGTCCTGAATTGGGGAATTGGGATATTAGTAAGGGTTACCCGTTGGAGTATATCAATACTAATACTTGGTTTGGGGAAATTCCTTTTAATGAAAGCGCGGGTAAGTTGATTTCTTATAAGTATGCGCTGCTACGGGAAGGACAGTCGCCACTGCGAGAAAATCTGGTTTGTCGCCGCTGGGTTTTAGTTTCGGAAGGGACGGTGAAATGGCGGGATAAGTGGGCTAGTGGACGGGAGTCTTAA
- a CDS encoding peptidoglycan-binding protein: MYTEERSLNNETLALVADTTAQSTLAFAATTGVNKPTLQIGSTGEAVTELQQLLYHWGYYFGPIDSIFGVQVQNAVKGYQHRVFLKEDGIVGSITWEALYSGAPVNMPIVMKGSSGNAVKIVQNVLKINGYYFGSIDGFFGTMTDVAVRQLQINKALPQDGIVGYRTWHVLSKLPH, translated from the coding sequence ATGTACACCGAAGAAAGAAGCTTGAACAATGAAACTCTGGCTCTCGTCGCCGATACTACTGCTCAATCAACTCTTGCATTTGCTGCAACCACTGGAGTAAACAAACCCACTTTACAAATCGGTTCAACAGGCGAAGCTGTCACGGAACTACAACAGCTTCTATATCATTGGGGATATTATTTCGGCCCGATTGACAGTATCTTCGGCGTCCAAGTTCAAAACGCCGTCAAAGGCTATCAACACCGAGTCTTTTTAAAAGAAGATGGGATTGTGGGTTCTATAACTTGGGAAGCACTATACTCTGGTGCACCTGTGAATATGCCGATCGTCATGAAGGGCAGTTCTGGCAATGCTGTTAAAATTGTTCAGAATGTCTTGAAAATCAATGGATACTATTTCGGTTCGATTGACGGATTCTTCGGGACGATGACAGATGTAGCAGTGCGGCAATTGCAAATCAACAAGGCTTTACCGCAAGATGGAATTGTCGGCTATAGAACTTGGCACGTCCTCAGCAAGTTACCCCACTAA
- a CDS encoding inositol monophosphatase family protein, translating to MLKLAKKFMFNLMYISPEQDQKIRYTLRECGQEAYKLAAEPFEVSEKGPNDYVTSIDQYLDRQLSAAFSALFPEDGRITEENSASRAAYRANYQRLWCIDPLDGTEEFIRGKLHYASMVGLLLEGEPVAGWLYAPAFDQMYFGGKDWGLFQTVGTQAPQPIALCKPPAPTAENCKIVLGDKDQKNYARAIAQSIPGAEFYSLGSFGLKVMEVIFGRAGLYLYLNGRVKVWDTAGPLALAKAAGLVCCDMQGQPLRWTKDAIEPETLAHTQSIAIGWPEYIEPLLGKVQQAVAGL from the coding sequence ATGCTGAAGTTAGCTAAAAAATTTATGTTTAACCTCATGTATATTTCTCCAGAGCAAGATCAAAAAATTCGCTACACCCTGCGCGAATGCGGTCAAGAAGCTTACAAGCTAGCAGCCGAACCTTTTGAAGTTTCCGAGAAAGGGCCCAACGACTACGTGACGAGTATAGATCAATACCTAGACCGACAACTATCGGCAGCATTTAGCGCTTTGTTTCCTGAAGACGGCAGGATCACGGAGGAAAACAGCGCCTCCAGAGCAGCTTACCGGGCCAATTACCAGCGTCTCTGGTGCATCGATCCCCTCGATGGGACTGAAGAATTTATTCGGGGAAAACTGCACTACGCTTCGATGGTGGGTCTGCTGCTTGAAGGGGAACCCGTGGCCGGCTGGCTCTACGCCCCGGCTTTTGACCAAATGTATTTTGGCGGCAAAGATTGGGGATTGTTCCAAACTGTGGGAACCCAAGCGCCCCAGCCGATCGCGCTGTGCAAACCCCCGGCTCCGACAGCGGAAAATTGTAAAATTGTTCTCGGAGACAAAGACCAAAAAAACTACGCCCGGGCGATCGCCCAAAGCATTCCCGGAGCAGAATTTTACTCGCTGGGCAGCTTTGGCTTAAAAGTGATGGAAGTTATCTTCGGTCGAGCTGGTTTGTACCTGTATCTCAACGGCAGAGTTAAAGTGTGGGATACCGCCGGTCCTCTGGCTTTAGCAAAAGCAGCCGGATTGGTGTGTTGCGACATGCAAGGTCAACCGCTGAGGTGGACTAAAGATGCGATCGAGCCGGAGACTCTGGCCCACACGCAGTCAATCGCGATCGGCTGGCCGGAATACATAGAACCTCTGTTGGGCAAAGTTCAACAGGCAGTGGCAGGCTTGTAA
- the mnmA gene encoding tRNA 2-thiouridine(34) synthase MnmA, producing MNKIVVGLSGGVDSSAAAAILHHQGYEVVGLTLWLMKGKGQCCSEGMVDAAKICEDLGVPHHIVDSREVFQASIVDYLVEGYSAGVTPLPCSQCNKTVKFGPMLKYAREELGIEKIATGHYARITYDAATGRYQLLRAIDPAKDQSYFLYDLTQDLLAGTEFPLGEITKTETRRIAAEFGLTTADKPESQDLCLVESNGSMRAFLDKYIAPQKGDIVDKSGRVLGQHDGVHHYTIGQRKGLGIAAPEPLYVIELDAAGNRVIVGDRQLAVESECTVQKVNWVSVAAPTAPIRAQVQIRYRSHPVPATIIPVEPSQAEEKAGGTRVKLIFDEPQLSITPGQAAVWYDGDVLLGGGIIERNQLPN from the coding sequence ATGAACAAGATTGTTGTAGGCCTCTCCGGCGGGGTCGATAGTTCCGCAGCAGCCGCAATTTTACACCATCAGGGATATGAAGTGGTGGGTTTAACGCTGTGGTTGATGAAGGGCAAAGGTCAGTGCTGCTCTGAGGGAATGGTCGATGCAGCTAAAATTTGCGAAGATTTGGGCGTTCCCCACCACATTGTTGACAGCCGCGAGGTCTTTCAGGCAAGTATTGTCGATTATTTGGTGGAGGGTTACAGTGCAGGAGTTACGCCTTTACCTTGTTCCCAGTGCAATAAAACTGTGAAGTTCGGGCCAATGCTTAAGTATGCTCGCGAAGAACTCGGAATTGAAAAAATCGCTACAGGGCACTACGCCCGGATTACTTACGATGCTGCTACAGGTCGCTATCAGTTGCTGCGGGCGATCGACCCTGCGAAAGATCAGTCTTATTTCTTGTATGATTTAACACAGGATTTGTTGGCGGGTACGGAGTTTCCTTTGGGGGAAATTACCAAGACAGAAACTCGCAGAATTGCGGCGGAATTTGGCTTGACAACTGCTGATAAGCCGGAAAGTCAGGATTTGTGCTTGGTGGAAAGTAACGGTTCGATGCGGGCTTTTCTGGATAAGTACATTGCGCCGCAAAAGGGTGACATTGTGGACAAGTCAGGGCGGGTGCTCGGACAGCATGACGGCGTGCACCACTACACCATCGGCCAGCGGAAGGGACTCGGGATTGCTGCACCGGAACCGCTGTATGTGATTGAACTCGATGCTGCTGGCAATCGGGTAATTGTGGGCGATCGACAGTTGGCAGTAGAATCTGAATGTACTGTCCAGAAAGTGAATTGGGTTTCTGTGGCTGCGCCCACGGCTCCAATTCGGGCTCAGGTACAGATTCGATATCGATCGCACCCCGTCCCCGCTACAATTATTCCTGTGGAACCATCCCAAGCAGAGGAAAAAGCCGGCGGTACAAGAGTTAAGTTGATTTTTGACGAACCGCAGTTGAGCATTACCCCCGGACAAGCGGCTGTTTGGTATGACGGAGACGTGCTGTTGGGCGGCGGCATCATCGAAAGAAACCAGCTCCCCAATTAA
- a CDS encoding bifunctional ADP-dependent NAD(P)H-hydrate dehydratase/NAD(P)H-hydrate epimerase, with amino-acid sequence MTIQKFVVTADQMRQIETRIFAAGMPVAALMEKVAGLIARRIQALLKAEGSSATSSVRDLTDRRKREEEKNLVNSQLPVIGVLVGPGHNGGDALVVARELHFQGFQVVIYCPFSKLKELTKSHADYARYLNIPFVNKIEALKNCDLLIDGLFGFGLEREITNSTATTIEEINNLNIPVVSIDIPSGIHTDTGEVLGTAIRAKHTLCLGLWKMAFLQDRALEYIGSSELIDFDIPAADIAAILGETPAIQRITKASATQHLPLPRSPISHKYTNGHLLLIAGSRRYSGAAILAALGARASGIGMLSIAVPESIKPMLSSQLPEALVIGCPETQSGAISELPVAIDLSSYDAIAAGPGLTLEAAIAVESVLESDQPLVLDADGLNILAQLGTVPILSERSAVTIITPHPGEFKRLFPELAEQTGDDRIAATQAAAQLCGATVLLKGARVCISWKDEGDALRDSYASRTITYLNPESTPALARGGSGDVLTGLLGGLLATAIARNSPPQSVAATAAWWHAQAGILAAKERTELGVDAFTLTQYLIPTLREFAE; translated from the coding sequence ATGACTATTCAAAAATTTGTTGTCACCGCCGACCAAATGCGGCAAATAGAAACGAGAATCTTTGCTGCTGGAATGCCAGTCGCAGCTTTAATGGAAAAAGTCGCGGGACTGATTGCTAGACGCATTCAGGCGCTTTTGAAAGCGGAAGGAAGTTCGGCAACTAGCAGTGTACGGGATTTAACCGATAGAAGGAAAAGGGAAGAAGAGAAAAATCTTGTTAATTCTCAATTGCCAGTTATCGGCGTATTGGTTGGGCCGGGACACAACGGCGGCGATGCTTTGGTTGTTGCCCGCGAATTGCACTTTCAAGGGTTCCAAGTAGTTATTTACTGCCCCTTTTCTAAACTCAAAGAACTAACAAAAAGTCACGCTGATTATGCGCGTTATTTAAATATTCCATTTGTTAACAAAATAGAAGCACTAAAAAACTGCGACTTGCTCATTGATGGTTTATTTGGATTCGGATTAGAAAGAGAAATTACTAACTCCACAGCCACCACAATTGAGGAAATAAATAATTTAAATATCCCCGTTGTCAGTATAGATATTCCATCGGGAATTCATACAGATACCGGAGAAGTTTTGGGGACGGCTATCCGGGCAAAACATACATTATGTTTGGGTTTGTGGAAAATGGCATTTCTGCAAGACCGAGCGTTAGAATATATCGGCAGTTCCGAATTAATTGATTTTGATATTCCCGCAGCAGATATTGCAGCAATATTGGGTGAAACGCCAGCAATACAACGCATTACAAAAGCCTCGGCAACTCAGCATTTGCCGTTACCCCGATCGCCAATTTCACACAAATACACCAACGGTCACTTACTACTTATTGCAGGTTCCCGCCGCTACAGCGGAGCAGCAATTTTGGCAGCATTGGGAGCAAGAGCTAGCGGCATCGGAATGCTGTCAATTGCCGTTCCTGAGTCGATTAAACCGATGTTGAGCAGTCAGTTGCCAGAGGCTTTAGTTATAGGATGTCCCGAAACCCAAAGCGGTGCAATTAGCGAATTGCCAGTAGCAATTGATTTGAGTTCTTATGATGCGATCGCGGCAGGGCCAGGTCTGACATTGGAAGCGGCAATAGCTGTAGAATCTGTACTGGAGAGCGATCAACCTCTGGTTTTAGATGCTGACGGTTTAAATATCCTCGCTCAACTCGGCACAGTCCCGATTTTGTCCGAACGCTCAGCAGTGACAATCATCACGCCTCACCCGGGCGAATTCAAGCGTTTATTTCCCGAATTAGCCGAGCAAACGGGCGATGATCGAATTGCCGCAACTCAAGCAGCAGCTCAGCTTTGCGGTGCAACGGTATTGCTCAAAGGAGCCAGAGTTTGCATAAGTTGGAAGGATGAGGGCGATGCCCTACGAGATAGCTACGCTTCACGTACCATCACCTACCTCAATCCCGAAAGCACCCCAGCCCTCGCCAGAGGCGGCAGCGGCGACGTTCTTACAGGCTTGTTAGGGGGACTATTAGCAACAGCGATCGCCCGCAACTCCCCCCCCCAATCAGTTGCTGCAACAGCAGCTTGGTGGCACGCTCAAGCCGGAATCCTGGCTGCAAAAGAACGGACGGAATTAGGAGTAGATGCTTTTACTTTGACACAGTATTTAATTCCAACATTGCGAGAATTTGCTGAGTAA